TCAAGAGTCCAGAAATGGCAATAGCCGCTTTATTAGATCAGTTTGGAGAACTAGGGATTGACTACATTGATGTGTTATTCTGGGGCTGGATTGGTTCTAACGATGGACCAGCTTTACAGGATTGCTTGCAGCTTTCTCCGGATTTGAGAGGTCCCAATAGCGTTTATCAGCGCACCATCGAAAGAATGTTTGGCACCTCAGAACGCCTCAAAAAAATGGGTGCAGTTCGCTACATCGGTGCTTCTTTCCATGACCTTAACCTTGCTCAACAGTGGTTGGACAGCCCCTTGTTAGATGTGGTGATGGTGAGACACAATGTCGCCCACCGCTCTGCCCAGAGCCAAGTGTTCAATCAGGTTAACGCTCAAAATCTTTCTCGACCGGGCATTGTCACGTTCAAGACGACTGGCTCTCACACAAGTTTACTCTGGAATGCCCCAGAGAGTTTACCAGAAGCTTGTTGGCGACCTACTGTGCCTGATTTATACCGCTACTCTTTAACGCAGAATTGTGTTGATGTTTGTTTAACAGGTTTGACTGAGCGCTTTGAGATTGATGCTGCGATCGCAGGAATCCAACAAGGAAAACTGACTCCGGCTGAAATTGATTACCTTAACCTTTACGGGGATTTACATCGCCACAAGCTGAAAATTCAAGAACTCTCACCTGAGCAACTGATATACCAAGCTTCACGAGAAACTAATCACACCAAGCCATGAAAGAAACTTTAGAAAAAACAGAGTTGCAGCTCTTGCAGGAATTTGCACTGCCAGAAATTTCTCCAGCAACGGATGAAGAAATTATTGCTTATCTACGCCGTTCTTATCAAGTGGCTGAAATTGCAGCTAAAACTGAACGTGACGCACTCATTTTAGGTATCTGTGAGCAGTTTGGTGTTACTGTTTCTGATGAGGAATTGCAAGCAGCAGGAGATGAATTTCGTCTAGAACACACCTTATTAGGAGCTTCTGAAACTCTGAACTGGCTTTCTTTTCAGCGTATTACTGTAGAAGATTGGTCTAGTGGGATTAAAGTATCGCTACTGACTAAGAAATTAAAAGAATTTCTTTTCGGAGCAGGCGTCGATAATTATTATATAAACAATCGTAACAACTTTAAACGTGTGGCTCTGTCTCAAATTCTTGTGCGTGAACTAACAGAGGCACTGAAAATAGCTCACGCAATCAGACAGGAAA
This portion of the Brasilonema sennae CENA114 genome encodes:
- a CDS encoding aldo/keto reductase, whose product is MKLTDLAPPKIVSASEVNHGADKFLESDLPFYRKLGRTDLTVSCLGLGGGGGISSEDTLYAFERGINYFFYSSDLHHYIYSSMSGALRQLCGRGSSVREKVVLATVTYIKSPEMAIAALLDQFGELGIDYIDVLFWGWIGSNDGPALQDCLQLSPDLRGPNSVYQRTIERMFGTSERLKKMGAVRYIGASFHDLNLAQQWLDSPLLDVVMVRHNVAHRSAQSQVFNQVNAQNLSRPGIVTFKTTGSHTSLLWNAPESLPEACWRPTVPDLYRYSLTQNCVDVCLTGLTERFEIDAAIAGIQQGKLTPAEIDYLNLYGDLHRHKLKIQELSPEQLIYQASRETNHTKP
- a CDS encoding peptidylprolyl isomerase produces the protein MKETLEKTELQLLQEFALPEISPATDEEIIAYLRRSYQVAEIAAKTERDALILGICEQFGVTVSDEELQAAGDEFRLEHTLLGASETLNWLSFQRITVEDWSSGIKVSLLTKKLKEFLFGAGVDNYYINNRNNFKRVALSQILVRELTEALKIAHAIRQENASFCALALLHSKGKQSKENGGFAGIRFLSELMPDIAQTVSKAKEAEVIGPIETTLGYHIIKIEKWFPSELTESVREEIFESLFQGWLQERLNLELRDKKL